Proteins encoded in a region of the Tubulanus polymorphus chromosome 10, tnTubPoly1.2, whole genome shotgun sequence genome:
- the LOC141911642 gene encoding putative G-protein coupled receptor 139: MKIVDGVNATLTTDFRTAYAIRKIGLPIIICLGSVGNILSIVVFRQKSMRLSTSCYQLRMLAFADLFVLYASVLPRFVCYSLDTDIHEISDVTCKTANFLTYASVPASAWILTTVATERVVSIWRPLKAKSICTLRNGKLLVFFIVLASIGLNSVVPISLTLTATGCRPKASWTQFWVYFNVIDMAACSGVPVALLSICNVLIAFKLVRSENYRQKSLYAAHAKSIHVINNVKTSVNRSVGVMLVATSIVFLVLTSPIVVLNIVASGWKYSADVRYKGHVTLLYSVFELLTYSNNAINFFLYCITGARFRLELKRYLASRCRCCHNRGSLSPAATSTYLAGQCPATDGFRCDRDIVAVSTIAVSYHIDHTSF; this comes from the coding sequence CGCGACATTGACCACGGATTTCAGAACGGCCTACGCGATCCGTAAAATAGGACTACCGATAATCATATGCCTGGGCAGCGTCGGAAATATCTTATCGATTGTCGTATTTCGACAAAAGTCCATGCGACTTTCGACGTCTTGTTATCAGTTGAGAATGTTGGCGTTCGCCGATTTGTTCGTGTTGTACGCGTCAGTGCTTCCGCGGTTCGTCTGCTATTCGCTAGATACGGATATTCACGAGATCAGTGACGTCACGTGTAAAACGGCTAATTTTCTCACCTACGCGTCGGTACCCGCGTCTGCTTGGATTTTAACGACCGTCGCTACAGAACGGGTCGTATCCATTTGGCGACCGTTGAAAGCCAAATCGATTTGCACGTTAAGGAACGGGAAGTTATTGGTATTTTTCATCGTTTTAGCGTCGATTGGGCTGAACAGTGTAGTGCCGATTTCGTTGACGTTAACGGCCACTGGTTGTCGACCGAAAGCATCGTGGACACAGTTCTGGGTATATTTCAATGTGATCGACATGGCCGCCTGTTCGGGCGTTCCTGTCGCGTTACTATCTATTTGCAACGTTCTTATAGCGTTTAAACTGGTCCGGTCGGAGAATTATAGACAGAAATCCCTTTATGCCGCACATGCGAAATCTATTCACGTAATCAACAACGTCAAAACGTCTGTGAATCGCTCCGTGGGCGTAATGCTCGTCGCCACCAGCATCGTGTTCCTAGTGCTGACGTCACCGATTGTTGTGCTCAATATCGTCGCTTCCGGTTGGAAGTACTCGGCCGACGTGCGTTACAAAGGTCACGTGACTTTGCTGTACTCAGTCTTCGAGTTGCTGACTTATTCAAACAACGCCATTAACTTCTTTCTATACTGCATCACCGGGGCGCGGTTTCGGCTGGAACTGAAAAGGTATCTGGCCAGCCGCTGCCGGTGCTGCCACAACCGCGGAAGTCTGTCACCTGCCGCCACTTCGACTTACCTAGCTGGTCAATGCCCGGCTACGGACGGGTTCAGGTGTGACCGGGACATCGTCGCAGTTTCAACAATCGCGGTTTCATATCATATAGATCACACCAGCTTCTaa